In the Haloferula helveola genome, one interval contains:
- a CDS encoding aldehyde dehydrogenase family protein: protein MNLPILRLGQTYESCDRVELDLGDGKMAVTHTANPGLIRRDLLRATEAKAALDAIPADTLASYCEQAAELFMTADLPCGDDHQSPQQYVESLSALTRLPHSLVRMNMTKIHAAMSQVRTVINGLTRNMPLEIFDRGLASAPGSSSDLALNYFPATSSLGVSLPSNAPAVNSLWIPAPVMKIPVFLKPGREDPFTPLRIVQAMIQAGFPKEAFGFYPTTHEGGDTIVTCCGRGISFGSDATVKKYADYPSVSVHGTGRSKILIGEDMIDRWPEFLDVIVQSISANGGRSCINTSAILVPSKRDELADALAAKLAEIQPLARDDENALLCGFANTALADGIDDLISAHLKEPGAEDVTAEHRDTPRKVEAFEQTYLQPTLVSCSDPEHPLANTEFMFPYASIVEIPQSEMLANIGQTLVVSAFTEDPDFIGKLLLSPDIERLNLGAFPTNRVQWEQPHEGNLFEFLYHRRAIQGNVAVA from the coding sequence ATGAACCTTCCCATCCTCCGCCTCGGCCAGACCTACGAATCCTGCGACCGCGTCGAACTCGACCTCGGCGACGGAAAGATGGCGGTCACCCACACGGCCAATCCTGGGCTGATCCGTCGCGACCTGCTCCGGGCGACTGAAGCCAAAGCGGCGCTCGACGCCATTCCCGCCGACACCTTGGCGAGCTACTGCGAACAAGCGGCCGAGCTGTTCATGACGGCCGATCTGCCGTGCGGCGATGATCATCAGTCGCCGCAGCAGTACGTCGAGTCGCTCTCCGCCCTCACCCGGCTTCCGCACAGCCTCGTGCGGATGAACATGACCAAGATCCACGCGGCGATGTCGCAGGTCCGCACGGTCATCAACGGCCTGACCCGCAATATGCCGCTCGAGATCTTCGATCGCGGCCTCGCCTCCGCTCCCGGAAGTTCTTCCGATCTCGCGCTCAACTACTTCCCCGCCACCAGTTCCCTCGGCGTCTCCCTCCCGAGCAACGCACCCGCGGTCAATTCACTCTGGATTCCAGCCCCGGTGATGAAGATCCCGGTCTTCCTCAAACCCGGCCGGGAAGACCCGTTTACGCCCCTGCGGATCGTCCAGGCGATGATCCAGGCCGGATTCCCGAAAGAGGCCTTCGGCTTCTACCCGACCACCCACGAGGGAGGCGACACCATCGTCACCTGCTGCGGCCGCGGCATCTCCTTCGGATCGGATGCCACGGTGAAGAAATACGCCGACTACCCGAGCGTGTCCGTCCACGGCACAGGGCGTTCGAAAATCCTTATCGGCGAAGACATGATCGACCGCTGGCCGGAGTTCCTCGACGTCATCGTCCAGTCGATCTCGGCCAACGGCGGCCGCTCATGCATCAACACCTCGGCCATTCTGGTCCCGTCGAAACGCGACGAACTTGCCGACGCCCTCGCTGCCAAACTGGCGGAAATCCAACCGCTCGCCCGCGACGACGAAAACGCGCTTCTCTGCGGTTTCGCCAACACGGCGCTCGCCGACGGCATCGATGACCTGATCTCCGCCCATCTCAAGGAACCGGGCGCGGAGGATGTCACTGCCGAACATCGCGACACCCCTCGCAAGGTCGAGGCCTTCGAACAGACCTATCTCCAGCCGACGCTCGTCTCCTGCAGCGATCCGGAACACCCGCTCGCCAACACCGAGTTCATGTTCCCCTACGCCAGCATCGTCGAGATCCCGCAGTCCGAGATGCTCGCCAACATCGGTCAGACGCTTGTCGTGTCCGCCTTCACCGAGGATCCCGACTTCATCGGGAAGCTCCTCCTCAGCCCCGACATCGAGCGCCTCAATCTCGGTGCGTTCCCGACCAACCGCGTCCAGTGGGAGCAACCCCACGAAGGCAATCTTTTCGAGTTCCTCTACCACCGCCGAGCCATCCAGGGAAATGTCGCTGTGGCCTGA
- a CDS encoding thioesterase family protein encodes MTPAFEIQRTVEFYETDMAGIVHFSNFFRYMEAAEHAFLRSINHQLHGNLEGTETGWPRVNATCDYRAPARFGDTLNIAVFVSEVRNRSIRYLFEITRGETLIAEGSIAAAHVALTENGIQAVPVPDSLRSQLESLITDPSAEA; translated from the coding sequence ATGACACCCGCCTTCGAAATCCAGCGCACCGTCGAGTTCTACGAGACCGACATGGCGGGCATCGTTCACTTTTCGAATTTCTTCCGCTACATGGAAGCCGCCGAGCACGCCTTCCTGCGCAGCATCAACCATCAGCTGCACGGAAATCTCGAAGGCACCGAGACCGGCTGGCCCCGGGTCAACGCCACCTGCGACTATCGCGCCCCGGCCCGTTTCGGCGACACACTCAACATCGCGGTGTTCGTCTCGGAAGTCCGCAATCGCTCGATCCGCTACCTCTTCGAAATCACCCGCGGCGAAACCCTGATCGCGGAGGGCAGCATCGCCGCAGCCCACGTGGCCCTCACCGAGAACGGCATCCAGGCGGTCCCCGTTCCCGATTCCCTCCGATCCCAACTCGAATCCCTGATCACGGACCCGTCCGCCGAAGCGTAG
- a CDS encoding glycosyltransferase family 4 protein yields MRIAILTPGTGSYYCGACMRDNALAKSLHAAGHEVSLLPMYLPLQLDEDQHLQADNPIFFGGINVFLQQKIPFFKTAPRWLHKLLNHSGLLRSAAKRSHMTSAREHGEMALAMLRIEDSNFDAELDKLIDWLANEKPEILCLGTALQAGMIRELKNRLGVKIICSFQGEDSFLDGLPEPFKSECWAELRERLGEADLLVSPSQFYADLMRDRLESPDLRIEVLPNGIDLEGYRSAAPADSPPVIGYLARMIREKGVHDLVEAFIHLRTKLNHPDARLHIAGATTAGDLALVEELKQQLHEVGLSDHVTWSPNLSREAKAEMLASLTLFSVPATYPEAFGLYLVEALASGVPVVQPHASSFPEIITPHEAGLLVPPDDPIALATAWHELLQSPDDLQTYRKNSRQAAERSYSVSAMRDRFLELATPLVS; encoded by the coding sequence ATGCGGATCGCCATCCTCACTCCCGGCACCGGCTCCTACTACTGCGGAGCCTGCATGCGCGACAACGCCCTCGCCAAGTCACTCCACGCCGCCGGCCATGAAGTCTCGCTGCTGCCGATGTACTTGCCGCTGCAGCTTGATGAGGATCAGCACCTCCAAGCGGACAACCCGATCTTCTTCGGTGGCATCAATGTCTTCCTGCAGCAGAAGATCCCGTTCTTCAAAACCGCGCCCCGCTGGCTCCACAAGCTCCTCAATCACTCCGGCCTCCTCCGGTCCGCCGCCAAGCGCAGCCACATGACCTCCGCCCGCGAGCACGGCGAAATGGCTCTGGCCATGCTCCGGATCGAGGACAGCAACTTCGACGCCGAACTCGACAAACTCATCGACTGGCTCGCCAACGAAAAGCCCGAGATTCTCTGCCTCGGCACCGCCCTGCAAGCGGGCATGATCCGGGAGCTGAAGAATCGGCTCGGGGTGAAGATCATCTGCAGCTTCCAAGGTGAGGACAGCTTCCTCGACGGCCTTCCGGAACCGTTCAAGTCCGAGTGCTGGGCGGAACTGCGTGAGCGGCTCGGCGAAGCCGACCTGCTGGTATCGCCCAGCCAGTTCTACGCCGACCTAATGCGCGACCGACTCGAGTCACCCGACCTTCGCATCGAGGTGCTCCCCAACGGGATCGACCTCGAAGGCTACCGTTCCGCAGCGCCCGCCGACTCGCCTCCGGTGATCGGATACCTCGCGCGCATGATCCGGGAAAAGGGTGTCCATGATTTGGTCGAGGCATTCATCCACCTGCGAACAAAACTCAACCATCCCGACGCACGTCTTCACATCGCGGGCGCGACGACCGCGGGAGACCTGGCACTGGTCGAGGAGCTCAAACAGCAACTCCATGAAGTGGGGCTCAGCGATCACGTCACCTGGTCTCCGAACCTTTCCAGGGAAGCGAAGGCCGAGATGCTCGCCTCGCTGACCCTATTCTCGGTGCCCGCCACCTACCCCGAAGCCTTCGGTCTGTACCTCGTCGAGGCCCTCGCCAGCGGCGTACCCGTCGTTCAACCGCACGCATCCTCGTTTCCGGAGATCATCACGCCCCACGAAGCCGGCCTGCTCGTGCCTCCAGACGATCCGATCGCCCTGGCCACGGCGTGGCACGAGCTTCTCCAAAGCCCCGACGATCTCCAGACCTACCGCAAGAACAGCCGTCAAGCGGCTGAGCGTAGCTACAGCGTCTCCGCGATGCGTGACCGCTTCCTTGAACTTGCGACTCCTCTCGTTTCCTGA
- a CDS encoding iron-containing alcohol dehydrogenase yields MTPFDARPSPRLLFGPGRLAELADCVRSLGAAKPLLVTDPGIVAAGHVGRAVDLLEEAGIDVTVFEGSHVNPSESDIESCRAFAQSLQPDLIIGLGGGSSMDTAKGCNFLLNNGGRMSDFRGYGHAEHSMLPFIAIPTTAGTGSECQSYAVVSRDETHEKMACGDPKALAKIAILDPELTESQPPAVATLTALDALSHALESMVCTKRNPISIAYSHQSFDLVASAIEPVLRQEADLETRGRMLLGAAMAGLAIENSMLGAAHATANPLTARFGVPHGHAVSVMLPPVVRFNHADPGSASIYGKLSRHLDQSLPDWLDHILATAGLKPLDIPADAIPRLAEDATGQWTGNFNPRPLTASDFAALYQSALEIPVA; encoded by the coding sequence ATGACACCCTTCGACGCCCGTCCCAGTCCCCGCCTGCTCTTCGGTCCCGGCCGCTTGGCCGAACTCGCCGATTGCGTGCGCTCGCTGGGTGCCGCGAAACCCCTGCTCGTCACCGACCCGGGGATTGTCGCCGCAGGCCATGTGGGACGCGCGGTCGACCTGCTTGAAGAAGCCGGCATCGACGTCACGGTCTTCGAAGGCTCGCACGTCAATCCCAGCGAATCGGACATCGAGTCCTGCCGGGCATTCGCCCAGTCCCTCCAGCCCGACCTGATCATCGGCCTTGGCGGCGGCAGCAGCATGGACACCGCCAAGGGCTGCAACTTCCTTCTCAACAACGGCGGCCGGATGTCCGACTTCCGCGGCTACGGACACGCGGAGCACTCGATGCTTCCGTTCATCGCCATCCCCACCACCGCCGGCACCGGCAGCGAATGCCAGTCGTATGCGGTCGTTTCCCGCGATGAGACCCACGAGAAGATGGCCTGCGGCGACCCGAAGGCTTTGGCAAAGATCGCGATTCTGGACCCCGAACTGACCGAATCCCAACCGCCCGCCGTCGCCACGCTCACCGCGCTCGACGCCCTTTCGCACGCGCTTGAGTCGATGGTCTGCACCAAGAGGAACCCGATCTCCATCGCCTACTCGCACCAGTCGTTCGATCTCGTTGCCTCGGCAATCGAACCGGTGCTGCGGCAGGAAGCCGACCTCGAGACCCGCGGACGGATGCTCCTCGGCGCGGCTATGGCCGGTCTTGCCATCGAAAACAGCATGCTCGGCGCCGCCCACGCCACGGCCAACCCGTTGACCGCCCGTTTCGGAGTGCCGCACGGACACGCTGTCTCGGTGATGCTGCCCCCTGTCGTGCGCTTCAATCACGCCGACCCGGGTTCCGCATCGATCTACGGAAAACTTAGTAGGCACCTCGACCAATCGCTTCCGGATTGGTTGGACCACATCCTCGCGACCGCCGGACTCAAGCCGCTCGACATCCCCGCCGATGCCATCCCCCGACTTGCCGAGGACGCCACCGGCCAGTGGACCGGGAACTTCAATCCACGCCCGCTGACGGCGTCGGACTTCGCCGCACTCTACCAATCCGCACTCGAAATCCCTGTCGCATGA
- a CDS encoding phenylacetate--CoA ligase family protein, with protein MPDPLRQLNELFAAILPANAFYRAKLGDVGRFENLEVFTSSIPFTTKDELAADHEAHPPYGTTHTFALDGYHRFHQTSGTRGKPLIWLDDPAGWSWILDNWEWVWRGAGVKPGDTALFPFSFGPFLGFWAGFEAATRMGIRAVPGGGLSSEDRLRLLQRSRATVLCCTPTYALRLAEVGESVGLPVSEAGVEKIIVCGEPGGSIPEVRARIESAWGARVFDHHGMTEIGPVSVSDHDHPDILLLRHEAYFCEVVEPTDGSPVPTGQIGELVLTTLGRYGSPLIRYRTGDLVKPVEHTGGFALEGGVLARADDMVVIRGINIHPSAIDAVVRSVDGIGEYRVEVDQRTSLPELRLQVEATDSVAVSLAQALRSTFSLRLPVEAVEPGTLPVFEVKARRWHVLK; from the coding sequence ATGCCCGACCCGCTTCGCCAGCTGAACGAACTCTTCGCCGCGATCCTTCCGGCGAACGCGTTCTACCGCGCGAAGCTCGGCGACGTCGGCCGGTTCGAAAATCTGGAAGTATTCACCTCGAGCATCCCCTTCACCACCAAGGACGAACTCGCCGCCGATCACGAAGCTCATCCGCCCTACGGGACGACCCACACCTTTGCCCTCGATGGATATCATCGCTTCCATCAAACGAGCGGCACCCGCGGCAAGCCGCTGATCTGGCTCGATGATCCGGCGGGTTGGTCGTGGATCCTCGACAACTGGGAGTGGGTGTGGCGGGGCGCCGGAGTGAAACCCGGCGACACCGCGTTGTTCCCATTCTCCTTCGGGCCGTTCCTCGGTTTCTGGGCAGGCTTCGAAGCAGCGACCCGCATGGGAATCCGGGCCGTCCCGGGAGGAGGACTCTCTTCTGAAGACCGGCTCCGGCTTCTCCAACGCTCGAGAGCCACGGTCCTGTGCTGCACGCCGACATACGCGCTACGCCTCGCCGAAGTGGGTGAATCCGTCGGACTTCCCGTTTCAGAAGCCGGCGTCGAGAAAATCATCGTCTGTGGGGAACCCGGTGGCTCCATTCCCGAAGTCCGCGCCCGCATCGAATCCGCCTGGGGCGCCCGGGTCTTCGATCACCACGGAATGACCGAGATCGGCCCGGTGTCGGTCAGTGATCACGATCATCCCGATATTCTTCTTCTCCGGCATGAAGCCTACTTCTGTGAGGTGGTCGAGCCGACCGATGGCAGCCCGGTGCCAACCGGCCAGATTGGCGAGCTCGTTCTCACCACTTTGGGCCGATACGGTTCTCCCCTGATCCGCTACCGCACCGGCGACCTGGTGAAACCGGTGGAACACACCGGCGGCTTCGCCTTGGAAGGCGGCGTCCTGGCGCGTGCCGACGACATGGTGGTGATCCGCGGCATCAACATTCACCCAAGTGCCATTGATGCCGTCGTCCGCTCGGTCGACGGCATCGGAGAGTATCGGGTCGAAGTCGATCAGCGAACCTCCCTTCCCGAGCTTCGCCTTCAGGTCGAGGCGACCGATTCCGTTGCCGTATCCCTCGCCCAGGCCCTTCGATCCACCTTCAGCCTCCGCCTGCCGGTCGAAGCCGTCGAACCCGGCACCCTTCCCGTTTTCGAAGTCAAAGCCAGACGCTGGCATGTCCTGAAGTAA
- a CDS encoding NAD(P)/FAD-dependent oxidoreductase, with translation MKKDYDALVIGGGPAGTTCAALLAEKGHRVLLLEKTTFPRYHVGESLMPFCWHTLNRLGVTGRMDEIGFQHKKSVQFATTDGRISAPFYFFQHFDHPAATTWQVEREQFDLMLLDNARAKGVEVRENTTALDFLKDGDRVIGVKARTGDEDAYEVTAPITLDCTGRDALFQRKHGWRKRDPKLNKISIWTLFKGAKRDPGLDEGATTIAYLPEGGWFWNIPLRDDIVSSGIVAERDYLYRPGETRDPAEIYAREIENNAWIKEHLSEGEQFGEYWIAGEYSYRAEHCATDGLVLVGDAFAFLDPVFSSGVFLALKSGEMAADAVHMALEKDDTSAGAFADYGEALCGHIETMRQIVYAFYDPEFSFAKLIRKHPDLRPKLTDLLIGNVEGKDYSDLTAAIEELASLPEPLTYGRVPVGA, from the coding sequence ATGAAAAAAGACTACGACGCCCTCGTGATCGGTGGAGGCCCCGCCGGAACCACCTGCGCCGCCCTCCTCGCCGAGAAGGGACACCGAGTCCTGCTTCTCGAGAAGACCACATTTCCCCGCTACCATGTGGGTGAGTCACTGATGCCTTTCTGCTGGCACACGCTCAACCGGCTCGGAGTCACCGGCCGCATGGACGAGATCGGCTTCCAGCATAAGAAATCGGTCCAGTTCGCCACCACCGACGGCCGTATCTCCGCTCCCTTCTACTTCTTCCAACATTTCGATCATCCGGCGGCCACCACATGGCAGGTCGAGCGCGAACAGTTCGACCTCATGCTCCTCGACAACGCGCGAGCCAAAGGAGTCGAGGTCCGCGAGAACACCACCGCACTGGACTTCCTGAAAGACGGTGACCGGGTCATCGGCGTGAAGGCGCGCACAGGCGACGAGGACGCCTACGAGGTCACCGCTCCGATCACCCTCGACTGCACCGGTCGCGACGCGTTGTTCCAACGCAAGCACGGCTGGCGAAAGCGTGACCCCAAGCTCAACAAGATCTCGATCTGGACCCTGTTCAAGGGCGCCAAGCGTGACCCCGGCCTCGACGAAGGCGCGACCACCATCGCCTATCTTCCGGAAGGCGGCTGGTTCTGGAATATTCCGCTCCGCGACGACATCGTCAGCTCGGGAATCGTCGCCGAGCGCGACTACCTCTACCGCCCCGGCGAAACGCGTGATCCCGCCGAGATCTACGCCCGCGAAATCGAGAACAACGCGTGGATCAAGGAACACCTGTCCGAAGGCGAGCAGTTCGGCGAGTACTGGATCGCGGGCGAATACAGCTACCGCGCCGAGCACTGTGCGACCGACGGGCTCGTCCTGGTGGGCGATGCGTTCGCCTTCCTCGACCCGGTTTTCTCGAGCGGTGTTTTCCTCGCCCTCAAGTCCGGCGAAATGGCCGCCGATGCCGTGCACATGGCGCTTGAGAAAGACGATACGTCGGCAGGCGCATTTGCCGACTATGGCGAAGCACTGTGCGGACACATCGAGACGATGCGCCAGATTGTCTACGCCTTCTACGACCCGGAGTTCAGTTTCGCCAAACTTATCCGCAAACACCCCGACCTCCGGCCGAAACTCACCGACCTGCTCATCGGCAATGTCGAAGGCAAGGACTACAGCGACCTCACCGCCGCCATCGAGGAACTCGCCTCCCTGCCCGAACCCCTGACCTACGGGCGCGTTCCGGTGGGAGCGTAA
- a CDS encoding PQQ-binding-like beta-propeller repeat protein translates to MSFRLPAILGAALLSACDEPAPEHVEPAADPAAPAPLTDWPVTRGGPTLQGRINGPAPKDPAIDWTFTLDNPSVAEAALSEGTLIVGDLMGFIHAIDFETRKLRWKFETGDTIEGAATIHDGAVFVGSGDQSFHALELTDGSKRWSIEGLEKFPSAANVIPAPDGNGFHLILNGYDGICRCINPADGKEIWQYETNDYINGTPALIGTDRIAFGGCDSVIHVLDAATGKPVNEILTDAQITDSVASLGSTVYSGNYANQVVAAEIDAEEPTWIYQGDDFPFFSAPAVDDARVYIGCRDKALHAIDRETGKKVWVFATGGRVESSPIVFDDAVVFGSSDGRLYAVNPEDGTELWRLDLGEKLTASPIFAQDRIIIAGGAGTVFVIGSGGG, encoded by the coding sequence ATGAGTTTCCGGCTGCCAGCGATCCTTGGGGCGGCCCTTCTGAGCGCCTGCGACGAGCCCGCCCCGGAGCACGTCGAACCCGCAGCGGATCCTGCGGCGCCCGCGCCACTCACCGACTGGCCGGTAACGCGGGGCGGTCCGACCCTGCAGGGCCGGATCAACGGCCCGGCCCCGAAAGATCCGGCGATCGACTGGACCTTCACGCTCGACAACCCGTCGGTCGCCGAAGCCGCCCTGTCCGAGGGCACCCTCATCGTCGGCGACCTGATGGGGTTCATCCATGCGATCGACTTCGAGACGAGGAAGCTCCGTTGGAAGTTCGAAACCGGCGACACCATCGAGGGCGCCGCGACCATCCACGACGGCGCCGTTTTCGTCGGTTCGGGTGACCAGAGTTTCCATGCCCTCGAGCTAACCGATGGCTCGAAGCGGTGGTCGATCGAGGGACTCGAGAAATTCCCGTCTGCCGCCAACGTGATCCCGGCGCCGGACGGAAACGGCTTCCACCTGATCCTCAACGGCTACGACGGCATTTGCCGCTGCATCAATCCGGCGGACGGGAAGGAGATCTGGCAGTACGAGACCAACGATTACATCAACGGCACCCCGGCCTTGATCGGGACCGACCGGATCGCTTTCGGCGGTTGCGACAGTGTGATTCACGTCCTCGACGCCGCCACCGGCAAACCCGTCAACGAGATCCTGACCGACGCCCAGATCACCGACTCGGTCGCCAGCCTCGGCAGCACCGTTTACTCGGGCAACTACGCCAACCAGGTCGTCGCAGCCGAGATCGATGCCGAGGAACCGACGTGGATCTACCAAGGCGACGACTTCCCGTTTTTCAGCGCTCCCGCCGTCGATGACGCGCGGGTTTACATCGGCTGCCGCGACAAGGCGCTGCACGCGATCGACCGCGAAACCGGCAAGAAAGTGTGGGTCTTCGCCACCGGCGGCCGGGTCGAAAGCTCTCCGATCGTCTTCGATGATGCGGTTGTGTTCGGTTCCAGCGACGGACGTCTTTACGCGGTGAATCCGGAGGACGGCACCGAGCTCTGGCGGCTCGATCTCGGCGAAAAGCTCACCGCCTCGCCGATTTTCGCCCAGGACCGGATCATCATCGCCGGTGGAGCAGGCACGGTTTTCGTGATAGGATCCGGCGGCGGGTAA
- a CDS encoding sodium:solute symporter family protein: MTSLFIIIGYLCLLIGLGLVSSRFSKGTSADFFVVSRTVGSFLLLMSIFGTTMTGFALVGSTGKAYTSGVGTYGLMASWSGLIHSAVFFLVGIRLWAVGKKHGYLTQCEYFRNRFDSDKIGFLLFPILILLLIPYLLVGVIAAGKFIQASTKGLFPEAFALSLPNGNPHPLSGGIPPELGGAAICFIVLFYVFFGGLRGAVWANTFQTIVFMITGVVAFYMISSRLGGLSAASQAVLDSDFARPRAAREGMIGKAQFLTYCFVPLSVGMFPHLFQHWLTAKSAKSFKLTVVAHPVFIMIVWVPCILIGIWAAAYLGPLPPGASPNAVLGRMVEGLVHSPVLSGLVGAGVLAAIMSSLDSQFMCLGTMFTNDIALRVFGQDRFSDKQKVLIARGFILAIVGITYGLAVLLMDSAHVFDLGVWCFSGFAALFPLAVGSVYWKRATAAGAIASILVTAAVWCVLFYRDIIAEKPPGAEDELLIAGMMPVTLMIAASAVTLVVVSLVTKPPAPEKVAKFFP; the protein is encoded by the coding sequence GTGACCTCGCTCTTCATCATCATCGGCTACCTTTGCCTGCTGATCGGTCTCGGACTGGTCAGCAGCCGCTTTTCCAAAGGCACGAGCGCCGACTTCTTCGTCGTCAGCCGCACCGTGGGCTCGTTTCTCCTGCTGATGTCGATTTTCGGCACCACCATGACCGGCTTCGCCTTGGTAGGTTCGACCGGCAAGGCCTACACCTCAGGAGTCGGCACTTACGGCCTGATGGCGTCTTGGTCGGGCCTGATCCACTCGGCGGTTTTCTTCCTCGTCGGCATCCGGCTGTGGGCGGTCGGAAAGAAGCACGGCTACCTGACCCAGTGTGAGTACTTCCGGAACCGCTTCGACTCGGACAAGATCGGCTTCCTCCTTTTCCCGATCCTGATCCTCCTCCTCATCCCCTATCTCCTCGTTGGCGTGATCGCCGCCGGCAAGTTCATCCAGGCCTCCACCAAAGGACTTTTCCCCGAAGCCTTCGCCTTGAGTCTTCCCAACGGCAACCCCCACCCGCTCTCCGGAGGCATTCCTCCCGAACTCGGCGGTGCGGCGATCTGCTTCATCGTACTCTTCTACGTCTTCTTCGGCGGTCTCCGCGGCGCGGTCTGGGCCAACACCTTCCAGACGATCGTGTTCATGATCACCGGTGTGGTGGCGTTCTACATGATCTCAAGCCGCTTGGGCGGACTCTCCGCCGCCAGCCAGGCGGTGCTCGATAGTGACTTCGCCCGCCCGCGGGCCGCGCGCGAAGGCATGATCGGCAAAGCGCAGTTCCTCACCTACTGCTTCGTCCCGCTCTCGGTCGGGATGTTCCCCCACCTCTTCCAGCACTGGCTCACCGCGAAGAGTGCCAAGTCATTCAAACTCACGGTCGTCGCCCATCCGGTCTTCATCATGATCGTCTGGGTTCCGTGCATCCTCATCGGCATCTGGGCAGCCGCCTACCTGGGACCGCTGCCTCCCGGCGCCAGCCCGAACGCGGTACTCGGCCGGATGGTCGAAGGTCTTGTCCACTCGCCGGTCTTGTCCGGGCTCGTCGGCGCGGGCGTGCTCGCCGCGATCATGTCATCGCTCGACTCCCAGTTCATGTGCCTCGGAACGATGTTCACCAATGACATCGCGCTGCGAGTCTTCGGGCAAGATCGCTTCTCCGACAAACAGAAGGTGCTGATCGCGCGCGGGTTCATCCTCGCCATCGTCGGCATCACCTACGGACTTGCCGTTCTGCTGATGGACAGCGCCCACGTCTTCGACCTCGGAGTCTGGTGCTTCTCCGGCTTCGCCGCGCTGTTCCCCCTAGCGGTCGGCTCCGTTTATTGGAAACGCGCGACCGCAGCAGGCGCCATCGCTTCCATCCTCGTGACCGCAGCCGTCTGGTGCGTCCTGTTCTACCGCGACATCATCGCGGAGAAACCTCCCGGCGCCGAAGACGAACTCCTGATCGCCGGCATGATGCCGGTCACTCTCATGATTGCGGCCAGCGCGGTCACCCTGGTGGTTGTCTCCCTCGTCACAAAACCTCCGGCTCCGGAAAAGGTCGCCAAGTTCTTCCCCTGA
- a CDS encoding coproporphyrinogen-III oxidase family protein, whose protein sequence is MPETTAPKKGTRAGNYFISNYPPFSFWKENQEEVVEAAYATPHEGTPPPLGLYHHIPFCRKRCHFCYFRVYTDKNADDIKHYLDCTVRELEVMARKPLIEGRKPHFVYFGGGTPSYLSAKQLTALTDRMKALLPWDEAEEVAFECEPGTLNPGKLTAIKDIGVTRLSLGIENFDDRILEINGRAHRTKEIWRAYERAKEEKFDQINIDLIAGMVEETEENWQRNIEKTLELRPDSVTIYQMEVPYNTGIYKEMKASGSLIAPIADWETKRRWVKEAFAALEEAGYTIGSGYTAVLNPDRTKFIYRDALWSGADLLGLGVASISHAKGVHYQNLTEIDEYDAALDAGRLPLKRALQTTSEEMLIRQFILQMKLGRVAAEPLRDKFGVDILEKFAPQLANLREEGWLTVEGDEIVLNRDGLLCVDNLLHDFFLPQHVTDKLV, encoded by the coding sequence ATGCCCGAAACCACCGCTCCGAAAAAAGGCACCCGCGCCGGCAACTACTTCATTTCGAATTATCCTCCGTTTTCCTTCTGGAAGGAGAATCAGGAGGAAGTTGTCGAGGCCGCCTACGCCACTCCGCACGAAGGCACCCCGCCGCCGCTCGGCCTCTACCACCACATCCCGTTCTGCCGGAAGCGCTGCCACTTCTGCTACTTCCGCGTCTACACCGACAAGAACGCGGACGACATCAAGCACTACCTCGACTGCACCGTCCGCGAACTCGAGGTGATGGCCAGGAAGCCCCTGATCGAAGGGCGCAAGCCGCACTTCGTCTACTTCGGTGGCGGCACGCCGTCCTATCTCTCCGCCAAACAACTCACGGCTCTGACCGACCGGATGAAGGCGTTGCTCCCGTGGGACGAGGCCGAGGAAGTCGCCTTCGAGTGCGAGCCGGGCACCCTGAACCCCGGCAAGCTCACCGCGATCAAGGATATCGGCGTCACCCGCCTTTCGCTCGGCATTGAGAACTTCGACGATCGCATTCTCGAGATCAACGGCCGCGCCCACCGCACGAAGGAGATCTGGCGGGCCTACGAACGGGCGAAAGAGGAGAAGTTCGACCAGATCAACATCGACCTCATCGCCGGCATGGTCGAGGAGACCGAGGAAAACTGGCAGCGGAACATTGAGAAGACCCTCGAACTGCGCCCCGACTCGGTGACGATCTATCAGATGGAGGTGCCCTACAACACCGGCATCTACAAGGAGATGAAAGCCAGCGGCAGCCTGATCGCGCCAATCGCCGACTGGGAAACCAAGCGACGCTGGGTGAAGGAGGCATTCGCCGCGCTGGAAGAAGCCGGCTACACCATCGGCTCCGGCTACACCGCCGTGCTCAATCCGGACCGCACGAAATTCATCTATCGGGATGCCCTATGGAGCGGCGCCGACCTGCTCGGTCTGGGCGTCGCTTCGATTTCGCATGCGAAAGGCGTCCACTACCAGAACCTCACGGAGATCGACGAATACGACGCCGCACTCGACGCCGGTCGACTTCCCCTAAAACGCGCGCTGCAGACGACTTCGGAAGAAATGCTCATCCGCCAGTTCATCCTGCAGATGAAGCTCGGCCGCGTCGCCGCAGAGCCGCTGCGCGACAAGTTCGGCGTCGATATCCTCGAGAAGTTCGCCCCGCAACTCGCCAACCTCCGCGAGGAGGGCTGGCTCACCGTTGAGGGCGACGAGATCGTCCTCAACCGCGACGGACTGCTTTGCGTCGACAACCTGCTGCACGACTTCTTCCTGCCGCAGCACGTCACCGACAAGCTCGTCTGA